The bacterium sequence CAGGATCACCTGGCGGCTGCGGTAAAATTCGTCGAATATTTTTTTGATCTCATCCGGGGCAATGCCCATGCCGGTATCGCGCACGGAAATCGCCAGCCAGCCGTCGCGCAGAATGAGCTCCACATCCACACGACCGCCCTGCGATGTATATTTAATCGCATTGCCGATCAAGTTGGCAAACACCCGGCCCAGCGCTTCGGCATCGCCGATCACCGGCGGTATGGTTGCGGGCAGGTGCAGAGCCAGCTCAAGATGCCGGTTCTGGGCTTCATTGTGATAAAATTGGACGGTCTCGGTCAGCACCACGCCTAGATCCAGCCGTTTCTGCACGCCCGCGCTGCGATTGCGCTCGCTGCGCGACAAATCCAGAAGATCGTTTATCAAATCCAAGAGTGCATTGGCTTTGTCGCGCGAGCGTAAAATGATGTCCTTCTCTTTATCCGGTTGGTTCACCGTCAAGCCGTCGATGATGAGATTCAGGTATCCGGCGATGGCGGCCACCGGAGCTTTTAATTCATGCGAGACCAGGCGGACAAAATCCGATTTCATCTTTTCGATTTTTTTATCCTCGGTGATGTCCAAGAGCACCGTGACTGTGCCAAGGCACTCGCCGTGGTCATCCAGGATCGGACTGACGTGCGATTCCAGCACGCGCTCATCGTGCGTTTGCATTTCCATCTGAGTGATGGCACCTGTGGCGGTCACAGTTGCCAGCATATCCGCGATCTTTTTCTCCTGTTCCGGATGGCCCAGCAGGCCGGACACCGTGCGGCCGATCACCGAATCGACCCGGGGCCGCAGCATCTTGATCGCCGCCGGATTCATCAATACGATCTGCCAGGTCCGGTTGGTTGCGATCAGTCCCTCGCTCAGGCAGTTGATGATGGTCATGGTGCGCGATTTCTCGTTGGCGCATTCCAGCAGGTTGCGATCGCGCTCCAAAATCAGCGCCCGGGCCTGCAGGATCAGCCGCCGCTTCTCCAGCCCACGGCTCACCTTGGTGCGCAGCTCCTCCGGGGTAAACGGTTTGGGCAGATAATCGTACGCCCCTTTGCGCATCGCATCCACCGCGGTCTCAATGGTGGCAAAGCCGGTGATCATGATCACTACAATCTCTGAATCGAGCGCCTGCACCTTTTCCAGCACCTCCAAACCGCCCATCTCGGGCATCATCAGATCAAGCAGGACCAAATCAAACGGCTTCTGCTGAAGCCGTTCCCAGCCCAACCGGCCGTTCTCAGCCATCTCAACGTTCGAATAGCTCTCTTCCAGGATACGCTGGCAGCCAATGCGGATGATCTCTTCATCGTCAACGATTAACAGGCGCGCCTGACTATCCATGATTCTCCCTTTTTGCTTTAGTCAGCAACCGCTCCACCCGTTCAATCAATTCAGTCGGACGCAGCGGTTTGGCCGCCACCTCATCCACTTTCATCCACTCCTGATCCCGTTCCAACTCAAAAGTGAAACCCGTGCGTTCCTGCGCCGACGTTAAAAGCAGAATGGGCAAGTCCCGAAGCCGTTCATCGCTGCGCACGGCATAAGCGATAGTGAATCCGGAATCCATGCTCTCCATCATCAAATCTAAAACCAGCAGATCGAAGCGGTCGGCCTGGAGCAGACGCAACGCCTGCTCCACGGAGCTGGCCTCCGCCACCTGATAGCCGGCTGCTTCCAGGATCATATGATTGATCTCTAAAAACGCCGGATCATCATCAACGAGTAATATTTTTTTTTCAGCGGCCGTCATGAACGTTCTCTTTTCCCGCCTGCCTGTGTCAGGCGCCCCTCATTTTTTCTTCAAGCCGATGCCCTTGTCCTCCAGCGGAGGTTGCGGGGAGGCCTCGTCGCGGGGCTGCAGGAGCTCCCGTACTTTTTTCAACAACACCTCGGCGCGAATCGGCTTTTCAATGAATTCATCCACCGGTAAAAAATCCCCATCCTCGGTGGAGAATCGGAAATCGCTGTAATCATGGATCGAGGTGATCATCAATATCGGAATGGTCCGGCACTCGGGATCCTGGCGTATTTTATAGGCGAGATGAAAACCCTCGGTACCGGTCGGCATCATCACATCCAGACAGATGAGGTTCGGTTTCCAGGTTTTAATTTTTTCCAAAGCGCAACGGGCGTCGACACAGGCATCGACTTCATAGCCGTTGGCCTCCAGAATCGTCCGATTGATCAGGATGAAATCCGCATCATCGTCGATCAGCAGAATCTTGATGGCTTCACTCATGAAGAACTCCTGCGGTTAAAATCCAGCCGACCGCCTCAAGCGGCGATCGGCAATTTGACCGTGATCGTGCTGCCCATTCCCGGTTGACTGGCCACCAGAATATCGCCATGATGTCTTTGCACGATGCCGTAGGCGATGGCCAGTCCCAGCCCGGTGCCCTGGCCCCGCGGCTTGGTGGTGAAGAACGGCTCGAAAATTCTCGAAATGATTTCCGGCGTCATGCCGGTGCCGGTGTCGCTGAACGAAACCAGTACGTAATCCCCCTCTGGGGAGGTTTCACTACGCACGCTCAGGGTGCCTTTGCCGTTCATGGCATCCGCGGCGTTCAAAATAATATTAAGAAAAACCTGCTGGATCTGCCCCACGTCAACAAAGACGTTGGGCAGCGACTCCTGCAGTTGCTGCACCACCTGTATGTTGAGGAACAGCGCCTGCTCAGTGACCAGAGCCAGGGTGCTGCTCAAGAT is a genomic window containing:
- a CDS encoding response regulator, encoding MSEAIKILLIDDDADFILINRTILEANGYEVDACVDARCALEKIKTWKPNLICLDVMMPTGTEGFHLAYKIRQDPECRTIPILMITSIHDYSDFRFSTEDGDFLPVDEFIEKPIRAEVLLKKVRELLQPRDEASPQPPLEDKGIGLKKK
- a CDS encoding response regulator; translation: MTAAEKKILLVDDDPAFLEINHMILEAAGYQVAEASSVEQALRLLQADRFDLLVLDLMMESMDSGFTIAYAVRSDERLRDLPILLLTSAQERTGFTFELERDQEWMKVDEVAAKPLRPTELIERVERLLTKAKRENHG
- a CDS encoding response regulator; amino-acid sequence: MDSQARLLIVDDEEIIRIGCQRILEESYSNVEMAENGRLGWERLQQKPFDLVLLDLMMPEMGGLEVLEKVQALDSEIVVIMITGFATIETAVDAMRKGAYDYLPKPFTPEELRTKVSRGLEKRRLILQARALILERDRNLLECANEKSRTMTIINCLSEGLIATNRTWQIVLMNPAAIKMLRPRVDSVIGRTVSGLLGHPEQEKKIADMLATVTATGAITQMEMQTHDERVLESHVSPILDDHGECLGTVTVLLDITEDKKIEKMKSDFVRLVSHELKAPVAAIAGYLNLIIDGLTVNQPDKEKDIILRSRDKANALLDLINDLLDLSRSERNRSAGVQKRLDLGVVLTETVQFYHNEAQNRHLELALHLPATIPPVIGDAEALGRVFANLIGNAIKYTSQGGRVDVELILRDGWLAISVRDTGMGIAPDEIKKIFDEFYRSRQVILQKIPGTGLGLSIAKQIVEAHRGYLEVESVVHQGSVFRAWFPIADALPAASPAV